Proteins from a genomic interval of Ficedula albicollis isolate OC2 chromosome 9, FicAlb1.5, whole genome shotgun sequence:
- the PPP1R2 gene encoding protein phosphatase inhibitor 2 → MNIIATYHPAGKDYGLMKIDEPSTPYHSMIGEDDEDAVSDSEYEPLRADVLSKKLAAAAEGRGPKIIARQEESSEEEDEDEELTPEEREKKKQFEMKRKMHYNEGRNIKLARQLIAKELHGEEEEDDEDEEMRDAADVETMSTEATEHD, encoded by the exons ATGAACATCATAGCTACATACCACCCTGCAGGCAAAGATTATGGCTTGATGAAAATTGATGAGCCGAGTACTCCTTACCACAG CATGATAGGAGAAGATGATGAGGATGCAGTGAGTGATTCAGAATATGAGCCCTTAAGAGCAGATGTGTTGAGTAAAAA actggcagctgcagctgaaggtaGAGGACCCAAGATTATAGCAAGGCAAGAAGAaagcagtgaggaggaggacgaggatGAAGAATTAACACCTGAAGAACGGG agaaaaagaaacagtttgaaatgaagagaaaaatgcactACAATGAAGGAAGAAACATCAAACTGGCAAGGCAGCTCATTGCAAAAGAACTACATGgtgaagaagaggaagatgatgagg ATGAAGAGATGCGTGATGCTGCAGATGTAGAAACAATGAGTACAGAAGCTACTGAACATG ACTGA